A DNA window from Sylvia atricapilla isolate bSylAtr1 chromosome 6, bSylAtr1.pri, whole genome shotgun sequence contains the following coding sequences:
- the LOC136362882 gene encoding alpha-1-antiproteinase 2-like, protein MKTTLYLSLLLAGFHTVAHSQLPPSDHKGHDPNDPKHHVHHRGEALACLKLVPNNADFAFQFFREVTQETPNKNIFFSPVSISSAFAMLALGARSATQSQILEGLSFNITEIQEEEIHEGFHNLIHMLNHPEGGVQLNMGNAIFVTEKLKLLQKFLDDAKALYQLEAFTTDFNKPTEAEKQINDYIEKKTHGKITDVVKDMDPQTVMLLASFVFFKGSWEKPFKPEHTEEREFFVDAETTVKVPMMNQMGRFDFYFDEDLSCTVVRLHYNGSATAFLVLPAKGKMKQLEQTLDKEIIQKWSDHLLQSFMKLYFPRFSISGSYEISDTLRKMGIVDVFTNQADLSGITGTPELQVSKVVHKASLDVDEKGTEAAAVTTIEIMPVSLPPTIEFSHPFLMLIFDRDTNSTLFIGKIVNPTITS, encoded by the exons ATGAAGACCACACTCTACCTAAGTTTGCTACTGGCTGGGTTTCACACTGTTGCCCACAGTCAGCTCCCACCCAGTGACCACAAGGGACACGATCCAAATGACCCAAAACATCACGTACACCACAGAGGCGAAGCGCTTGCTTGCCTCAAACTTGTGCCAAACAATGCTGACTTTGCATTCCAGTTTTTTAGGGAGGTTACACAGGAGACACCCAAtaagaacattttcttctctcctgtgaGCATCTCCAGTGCCTTTGCGATGCTGGCCCTTGGGGCTAGATCAGCCACACAGTCTCAGATCCTGGAAGGACTCTCCTTCAACATTACAGAGATTCAGGAGGAAGAGATCCATGAAGGCTTCCACAACCTAATTCACATGCTGAACCATCCTGAGGGTGGAGTCCAGCTCAACATGGGGAATGCCATCTTTGTAACAGAGAAGCTGAAACTCCTGCAAAAGTTTTTAGACGATGCCAAAGCTCTGTATCAGCTGGAGGCTTTTACAACTGACTTTAACAAACCCACAGAAGCTGAAAAGCAGATCAATGATTACatagagaagaaaacacacGGGAAAATTACTGATGTGGTAAAGGACATGGACCCACAAACTGTAATGCTTCTGGctagctttgttttctttaaag ggagctgggaaaagccttTTAAACCAGAGCATACTGAAGAAAGGGAGTTCTTTGTGGATGCAGAAACAACTGTGAAAGTCCCTATGATGAACCAGATGGGCAGATTTGACTTCTATTTTGATGAGGACCTGTCATGTACTGTGGTACGGCTGCATTATAATGGGAGTGCTACCGCATTTCTGGTTCTGCcagcaaaagggaaaatgaagcaGTTAGAGCAAACTCTGGACAAGGAAATCATCCAGAAATGGTCAGACCATCTCTTACAGAG CTTTATGAAGCTCTACTTCCCCAGATTTTCTATTTCTGGGAGCTATGAAATAAGTGACACGCTTAGGAAGATGGGAATTGTGGATGTGTTCACCAACCAGGCAGATCTCTCTGGCATCACTGGCACGCCAGAGCTTCAGGTTTCCAAA gtTGTCCACAAGGCTTCTCTGGATGTTGATGAGAAAGGtactgaagcagcagcagtaactACTATTGAAATCATGCCAGTGTCTTTACCTCCAACCATTGAATTCAGCCATCCCTTCCTCATGCTGATTTTTGATAGAGATACAAACAGCACACTCTTTATAGGAAAAATAGTTAACCCGACTATCACTAGCTGA